Within the Nocardioides humi genome, the region GCCACGACAGCAGCACCGTGGTCAGCCACTCCTTGTCGGAGTAGAGGCCGGGCACGTCCTTGGCGAGCCCGTACTGCTGGCTGTCGGCCGTGCGGACGGCGGTGTCCGGCTTGATCTGCCCGGACACGGCCATCTGGGCGAGCTGGCCGAACTCGATCGGGCCCTGCTCCTGGCCGAGGTAGTTGATGAAGAACGGTCCGGTGACCGGAGGGCCGTACCCGGGCTGGCCGCCGGGGGCGCCGGTCGGCTGGTACGCGCCGTACGCCGGCTGGCCGTAGCCCGCGGGAGGCTGCTGGGGCGGGGGCTGCTGCGGCTGCTGCCCGTAGGGGTCGGGCGCGCCGTAGGGAGGGTTGGGTGGTTGCGTCATGCGGGTCAGCCTAGGGTTTTCGGGCGGGGTCCAAACCCCTCCCGCGCGTGCCGCATGGGGGAGAATCGTCACGATGCCGGGTCGAGGGAGGTGGAGGACGTGCACGTCGCGCGGCTGAGCCTGCACGACTTCCGGTCGTACGCCGACGTCGACGTCGAGCTGGAGCCCGGCGTCACCGCCTTCGTCGGCCGCAACGGCCAGGGCAAGACCAACCTGGTCGAGGCCGTCGACTACCTCTCCCGGCTGTCCTCCCACCGGGTCGCCACCGACGCCCCGCTGATCCGGGCCGGCGCCGAGCAGGCGGTCGTCCGGGCGGCCGTCGTCCGCGAGGGCCGGACCGCCGTGCTCGAGGTCGAGCTCAACCCGGGTCGCGCGAATCGTGCCCGGATCAACCGCTCGCCGCTCTCCCGCGCCCGCGACCTCGCCGGCATCGTCCGCACCGTCGTGTTCAGCCCCGAGGACCTCGCCCTGGTCAAGGGAGATCCGGGCGGCCGGCGCCGGTTCCTCGACGACCTGCTGGTGCTGCGCACCCCGCGTTACGCCGGCGTCCTCGCCGACCACGAGCGGGTACTCAAGCAACGCAACACCCTGCTCAAGACGCTGTACGCCGCCCGCGGGTCCAGTCGCGACGCGGCCCTCGCCACGCTCGCGGTGTGGGACGACCACCTGGTCGCGACCGGCACCGAGCTGCTCGCCGCCCGGCTCGCGCTGACCGCCGACCTGGCGCCGTACGTCGGGAAGGCGTACGAGGCGGTCGCCCGCGGCGCATCGCGGGACGACGCGCGGATCGAGTACCAGCCGACCGTGCCCGAGCCCACCGCCGAGGCCTTCCGGGCCGAGCTGGAGCGCCGCCAGTCCGACGAGATCGGGCGCGGGGTGACGCTCGTGGGACCCCACCGCGACGACCTGCTGCTCAGCCTCGGACCCGGCGACGACCAGCGGCTGCCGGTGCGCGGCTACGCCAGCCACGGGGAGTCGTGGTCCTTCGCGCTCGCGCTGCGGCTGGCGTCGTACGACCTGCTGCGGGCCGACGGCGACGACCCGATCCTGGTCCTCGACGACGTCTTCGCCGAGCTCGACGCCGACCGCCGGGTCCAGCTGGCCGGACTGGTCGCCGGCGCCGAGCAGGTCCTGGTCACCGCCGCGGTCGTCGAGGACGTGCCGGCCGAGCTGTCCGGCGCGACCTTCCACGTCGCCGGCGGGGAGGTGACCCGTGCCTGACCCGGAGGTCCCCGACGTCCCCGAGGAGGCCGGGGAGCACCGCCCCGACGGACTGGACCTCGCCCGGGCGCAGATGCTCGGCACCGCCGGATCGAGTACGACGCCCGCGCGGCCCCGCTCGCGGCGTACCTCCGACAAGGGCGGGCCCGGCACCGGCTTCCGGCGCCGCGGCAGCCGGGGCGACGCCCAGCTCAGCGGCGCCCACCCCGACGGCCGGGACCCGCAGGCGCTCACCTCGGAGCTCGGCAGGCTGATCGACGACCGCGGCTGGGCGCTCGACCTGCAGGTGCGGGGCGTGTTCGCGCGGTGGACCGAGATCGTCGGCCCCGAGATCGGCGCCCACAGCACGCCGGAGTCGCTGACCGACGGCACCCTCGTGGTGCGCACCGACTCCACCGCGTGGGCGACCCAGCTCAAGCTGCTGGCCGCCACCGTCGTCAAGCGCCTCAACGAGGAGCTGGGCCGCGGGACGGTCACCGTGGTCGAGGTGCTCGGGCCGCACGCCCCGAGCTGGAAGCACGGCCGCCGCAGGGCGCCCGGCAGTCGCGGCCCGCGGGACACCTACGGCTGATCGGGACGCCCGGCGACGTACGGGGACCCGTCCGCACCCCTGCGCGGCGCTCCGATCGCCGATTCTGAGCCGCCTGGGCCCACTTTTCGCCGGGAGATGTCCCCAGACGGGGCCGCGGCGCGTGTCCTGAGGCCCCCAGACGGCTAGAATGGGTTATCGGCCGGGAACGCGTCTCGGGACGCCTGACTCGGCCGTCGCCATGCCTTCAAGTGAATGAGGTCCTGCGTGTCCACTGACGACCAGTCCCCCGAGGTCGTGCCCGAGACTCTGACGGAGTACGACGCCTCCGCGATCCAGGTCCTCGAAGGGCTCGAGGCGGTCCGCAAGCGGCCCGGCATGTACATCGGCTCCACCGGCGAGCGCGGTCTGCACCACCTGATCTGGGAGATCGTCGACAACGCCGTGGACGAGGCGCTCGCCGGCTACTGCGACACGATCAAGGTGACGCTCAACCCCGACGGCTCGGTCAGCGTCGCCGACAACGGCCGCGGCATCCCGACCGACACCGCCCCGGGGCAGGAGCTCCCGGCCGCGACCCTGGCGCTCACCGTCCTGCACGCCGGCGGCAAGTTCGGCGGCGGCGGCTACAAGGTCTCCGGTGGTCTCCACGGGGTCGGCTCGTCGGTCGTCAACGCGCTCTCCACCAGCCTGCGCCTGGAGATCAAGAACCGCGGCTACCTGTGGGAGCAGGACTTCTCGCTCGGCGTACCCGATCACGAGCTGCGGCAGGTCCGGCCCCTGGAGGAGGGGGAGCGCACCGGTACGACCGTGACCTGGTCCGCGTCGTCGGAGATCTTCGAGACCACCGACTACAACCTCGAGACGATCTCGACCCGGTTCCGCGAGATGGCGTTCCTCAACAAGGGCCTGCGGATCGAGCTGCGCGACGCCCGGCCCAAGGCCGAGGAGATCGCCGACGCGGTCGAGGACGGCACCGCGGACGAGACCGCGGGGATCGCCACCGCCGCCTCTGCCGTGCACGCGGTCGAGGTCGACGGGCACAAGGCGCTCGAGCAGGTCTTCCAGTACGAGCGCGGGCTCGCCGACTACGTCGACTTCCTCAACCGCAACAAGACCCCGATCAGTACGATCATCGCGTTCGAGGCCGAGACCGGCGACGACGCGGCCAACCCGATGAGCCTCGAGCTGGCCATGCAGTGGCAGGCGTCGTCGTACAACGAGTCGGTCCACACCTTCGCCAACACGATCAACACCCCGGAGGGCGGCACCCACGAGGAGGGCTTCCGCGCCGCGCTCACCTCGCTGGTCAACCGGTGGGGCGAGGAGTGGGGCCTGATCAAGAAGAAGGAGGATCGGCTCACCGGCGACGACATCCGCGAGGGCCTCACCGCGATCATCAGCCTGAAGATCTCCGAGCCGCAGTTCGAGGGCCAGACGAAGGCCAAGCTCGGCAACACCGAGGCGAAGGGCTTCGTGCAGTCGGCGGTCAACGACCACCTCGGCGACTGGATGGAGAAGAACCCCGCCGAGGGCAAGGAGGTCATCCGCAAGGCCCAGGCGGCGGCGACCGCCCGGATCGCCGCGCGCAAGGCGCGCGACCTGGCCCGCAACCGCAAGGGCCTGCTCGGCGGCGGCGGCCTGCCCGGCAAGCTGCGCGACTGCAGCTCGCGCGACCCGGAGGAGTGCGAGGTCTTCATCGTCGAGGGCGACTCGGCCGGCGGCTCCGCGGTCATGGGCCGCGACAACAACATCCAGGCGATCCTCCCGATCCGCGGCAAGATCCTCAACGTCGAGAAGGCGCGCATCGACAAGGTCCTGGCCAACCAGGAGGTCCAGGCGATCATCTCGGCGCTCGGCACCGGCGTGCACGAGGAGTTCGACGTCGACAAGCTGCGCTACCACAAGATCGTGCTGATGGCCGACGCCGACGTCGACGGCCACCACATCAACACCCTGCTGCTGACCCTGCTGTTCCGGTTCATGCGCCCGCTGATCGAGGCCGGCCACGTCTACCTCGCCCAGCCGCCGCTGTACCGGATCAAGTGGAACAAGCCGGCCGAGCACGAGTACGTCTACTCCGACGCCGAGCGCGACGCGGTGATGCGCGACGGTCTCGAGCAGGGCAAGAAGCTGCCCAAGGAGGCGCCGATCCAGCGCTACAAGGGTCTCGGCGAGATGAACGCCGACGAGCTGTGGGAGACCACGCTCGACCCCGACCAGCGGGTGCTCCTGCAGGTCACCCTGGAGGACGCGGCGCAGGCCGACGAGATCTTCTCGATCCTGATGGGGAGGACGTCGAGCAGCGGCGCTCCTTCATCCAGCGCAATGCCAAGGACGTTCGCTTCCTCGATATCTAGGTCTCTAACGCATTCCCTAGATATCGATAGATCGAGCCAGAGAGAGCAATCGTGACTGAAACCCAGAGCAACCTCGGCGACGGCAGCGGCAGCGGCCGCGTCCAGCCCGTCGACCTGCAGGAGTCGATGAAGCGCTCCTACATCGACTACGCGATGGCCGTCATCGTCGGCCGCGCCCTGCCCGACGTACGCGACGGTCTCAAGCCGGTGCACCGCCGGGTCCTCTACGCGATGTACGACGGCGGGTACCGCCCCGACCGCGGCTTCAACAAGTGTGCGCGCGTCGTCGGCGACGTCATGGGCAACTACCACCCCCACGGCGACTCCGCGATCTACGACACCCTCGTCCGGCTCGCCCAGCCGTGGGTGATGCGCAACCCGCTGGTCAACGGCCAGGGCAACTTCGGCTCGCCGGGCAACGACCCGGCCGCGGCCATGCGGTACACCGAGTGCCGGATGGCGCCGCTGGCCATGGAGATGGTCCGGGACATCGACGAGGACACCGTCGACATGACCCCGAACTACGACGGCAAGACCGAGGAGCCGACGATCCTGCCGGCCCGGTTCCCCAACCTGCTGGTCAACGGCAGCGCCGGCATCGCGGTCGGCATGGCGACCAACATCCCGCCCCACAACCTGCGCGAGGTCGCCGAGGGCGCGGTCTGGGCGCTCGAGCACCCGGACGCCACCCGCGAGGAGCTGCAGGACGCGCTCGTCGAGCGGATCAAGGGCCCCGACTTCCCCAACGGCGCGCTGATCGTCGGCCGCGAGGGCATCGAGCAGGCCTACCGCACCGGCCGCGGCTCGATCACGCAGCGCGCGATCATCGAGGTCGACGAGGACAAGTCCGGCCGCACCGTCCTGGTCATCACCGACCTGCCCTACATGGTCAACCCCGACAACCTGCTCGTGAAGATCGCCGAGCTCGCCGACGCCGGCAAGGTGCAGGGCATCGCCGACGTCCGCAACGAGACCTCCTCGCGGGTGGGCCAGCGGATCGTCATCGTCCTCAAGCGCGACGCCGTGGCCCGCGTGGTGCTCAACAACCTGCTCAAGCACACCGAGCTGCAGACCAACTTCAGCGCCAACATGCTGGCGCTCGTCGACGGCGTACCGCGGACGCTGAGCATCGACCAGTTCATCAGCAACTGGGTCGAGCACCAGGTCGACGTGA harbors:
- a CDS encoding NINE protein, whose product is MTQPPNPPYGAPDPYGQQPQQPPPQQPPAGYGQPAYGAYQPTGAPGGQPGYGPPVTGPFFINYLGQEQGPIEFGQLAQMAVSGQIKPDTAVRTADSQQYGLAKDVPGLYSDKEWLTTVLLSWLLGSFGVDRFFLGYTGLGVAKLLTCGGLGVWSIIDLVLVLLRKIPDAQGRPLR
- the recF gene encoding DNA replication/repair protein RecF (All proteins in this family for which functions are known are DNA-binding proteins that assist the filamentation of RecA onto DNA for the initiation of recombination or recombinational repair.): MHVARLSLHDFRSYADVDVELEPGVTAFVGRNGQGKTNLVEAVDYLSRLSSHRVATDAPLIRAGAEQAVVRAAVVREGRTAVLEVELNPGRANRARINRSPLSRARDLAGIVRTVVFSPEDLALVKGDPGGRRRFLDDLLVLRTPRYAGVLADHERVLKQRNTLLKTLYAARGSSRDAALATLAVWDDHLVATGTELLAARLALTADLAPYVGKAYEAVARGASRDDARIEYQPTVPEPTAEAFRAELERRQSDEIGRGVTLVGPHRDDLLLSLGPGDDQRLPVRGYASHGESWSFALALRLASYDLLRADGDDPILVLDDVFAELDADRRVQLAGLVAGAEQVLVTAAVVEDVPAELSGATFHVAGGEVTRA
- a CDS encoding DUF721 domain-containing protein, which translates into the protein MPDPEVPDVPEEAGEHRPDGLDLARAQMLGTAGSSTTPARPRSRRTSDKGGPGTGFRRRGSRGDAQLSGAHPDGRDPQALTSELGRLIDDRGWALDLQVRGVFARWTEIVGPEIGAHSTPESLTDGTLVVRTDSTAWATQLKLLAATVVKRLNEELGRGTVTVVEVLGPHAPSWKHGRRRAPGSRGPRDTYG